The Chloroflexota bacterium genome has a window encoding:
- a CDS encoding clostripain-related cysteine peptidase, which yields MTSKRDWTILLYMGGDNGKIFETDLGAYALMAEMTTAGHRDIAEIQEVGSTDRVAVLAQFDTLGEDPDIQQGSYRLEIRQGNNTWDDVVEVIPEINTGDPCELARFVIWGMARCPARHTLLILWNHGIGWKDNDVYQTVRSGSHAAALNLKPRSKNVAFFSATADWARKLGQDIDDDLLRGILYDDTSLDFLTNVELSQALRVAEIAESEDDAAAIFADPTRLEAVMSDHEQEPQRQLSAIGMDACLMAMIEVFHQVRDFAAVAIASQELEPLNGWPYTGILEKLNGDPEISPRQLGILIVEEYGKAYQSRPITQSAVDLTTMKTTAHRVGNLARAITEIYPDESAFRRAYQSAADTARGIFEDPDYVDLHHFVTLLRRHYLENGGMDLRLLATSTVLRDWIASSRGPVVSNVATGKYAAPRATGLSIYLPASHAPYNVQPSPAYKELDFADTGWLEMLETIYQTA from the coding sequence GTGACCAGCAAAAGAGATTGGACGATCCTGCTCTACATGGGCGGGGATAATGGCAAGATATTTGAAACAGATCTCGGTGCCTATGCCCTGATGGCGGAGATGACCACCGCCGGCCATCGGGATATCGCCGAGATACAGGAGGTTGGGTCGACAGATCGCGTGGCGGTTTTGGCCCAGTTCGACACCCTGGGCGAAGACCCGGACATCCAACAGGGCTCCTACCGCCTTGAAATCCGACAAGGCAACAATACCTGGGATGACGTCGTTGAAGTCATCCCGGAGATCAATACCGGTGATCCCTGCGAACTTGCCAGGTTCGTGATCTGGGGCATGGCGCGCTGCCCGGCCCGCCATACACTCTTGATCCTTTGGAATCACGGCATCGGCTGGAAGGACAACGATGTCTATCAAACGGTCCGTTCTGGCTCCCATGCCGCGGCTCTCAATCTCAAACCGCGAAGCAAAAACGTGGCCTTTTTTTCGGCAACAGCGGACTGGGCCCGGAAATTGGGGCAGGATATCGACGATGACCTCCTGCGGGGAATCCTCTATGACGATACCTCCCTTGATTTTTTGACCAACGTGGAGTTGAGCCAGGCGCTGCGCGTTGCCGAGATTGCCGAAAGTGAAGATGACGCAGCGGCGATTTTTGCTGATCCGACACGGCTGGAAGCTGTGATGTCCGACCATGAGCAGGAACCACAGCGCCAGCTGAGCGCAATCGGTATGGACGCCTGTCTGATGGCTATGATTGAAGTCTTCCACCAGGTGCGGGATTTTGCAGCTGTTGCGATCGCTTCCCAGGAGTTGGAACCCCTCAATGGCTGGCCCTACACCGGGATACTTGAGAAACTGAATGGCGACCCGGAGATCTCACCCCGGCAACTGGGGATACTGATTGTAGAGGAATATGGCAAGGCCTACCAGAGCCGGCCGATTACGCAGTCCGCGGTGGATCTGACGACCATGAAGACAACAGCTCACCGGGTCGGAAATCTGGCGCGGGCCATCACAGAAATCTATCCGGACGAGAGTGCTTTTCGGCGGGCATACCAGTCGGCAGCCGACACAGCCCGGGGTATTTTCGAGGATCCAGACTACGTGGATTTGCATCATTTCGTGACCCTGCTACGACGTCACTATCTCGAAAACGGTGGCATGGACCTGAGATTGCTCGCAACCAGCACGGTCCTGCGCGATTGGATTGCCTCCAGCCGGGGCCCGGTAGTCAGCAATGTCGCGACCGGCAAGTACGCTGCGCCCAGGGCGACCGGGCTTTCCATCTATCTTCCGGCCAGTCACGCGCCCTACAACGTGCAACCCTCTCCAGCCTACAAAGAGCTGGATTTCGCCGATACTGGCTGGCTGGAAATGCTTGAGACCATCTATCAAACGGCTTGA
- the mutS gene encoding DNA mismatch repair protein MutS translates to MPTPMRRQYLAIKQQYPDTILFFRLGDFYETFDHDAEIVAQVCDVVLTSRPIGKNQRVPLAGVPFHSVEPHIARLIGAGYKVAIAEQIGNKPPPGQKLVDRRVRRVITAGTIVEPHMLDEDKNNYLGALTVDPSAGTAGFAYTDITTGEFATTQLEGSELGHLVGEELARLKPAELLIPDSLKDSLLSPSGGLFGQQINGEEPGFILTPLPDWQFEQESARQTLFDLFEVESLSAFGCQSLPAATIAAGALVQYLRQTQRDSLPHLSRLRTYSTGEFMLLDEATRRNLELVQTIRGASKKGSLLGVLDATRTPMGSRLLRQWLNQPLLNRAALDARLDSVQAWHDNLVARAELRDLLRQVGDLERWTGRAAQNTARPQDLVGIRQTLTLLPEILEISRDNQQNGLSQLLCSDVLDLLEKAIAEEPPAAVSSGGVIRPGYSAELDGITVAARDAKDWVASLERSEKERTGIKSLKVGFNKVFGYYIEVTRANSALVPEEYIRKQTLVNAERYITPELKEYENLILNAEERQAELEGELYRQVVAQVAAAASRLLETAHSLAELDLFTSLAEVAANNRYVRPQLSDDHRLDIIGARHPVVEITQRDEPFQPNDLQLSEEQCIMILTGPNMSGKSTYLRQVALIALMAQIGSFVPADSAHIGLVDRIFTRIGAQDEIHAGQSTFMVEMVEAANILNHATDRSLIIFDELGRGTSTFDGLSIAWAVVEYIHNHPRLRAKTLFATHYHELTALAERLPHVVNYNVAVAEEGEGVIFLHRIEPGATDRSYGIHVAQLAGIPRPIIHRAEEILEDLESQGAAPGGLFSPDDIGPSMNPMQLTLFGGPNPVVEALKKLDVNALSPLDALNRLYELQQMTQNKESE, encoded by the coding sequence ATGCCAACACCCATGCGTCGCCAGTATCTGGCGATCAAACAACAGTATCCCGATACCATTCTCTTCTTTCGGCTCGGCGATTTCTACGAGACCTTTGACCACGACGCGGAGATTGTCGCCCAAGTCTGTGATGTTGTTCTGACCTCGCGCCCGATAGGGAAAAACCAGCGGGTACCGCTGGCAGGAGTGCCCTTTCATAGCGTAGAACCTCACATCGCCAGATTGATTGGGGCTGGCTACAAGGTCGCCATCGCCGAACAGATAGGCAACAAACCCCCTCCGGGCCAAAAGCTGGTCGACCGGCGGGTCCGACGCGTCATTACCGCGGGCACTATTGTTGAGCCCCACATGCTCGACGAGGATAAGAACAACTACCTGGGCGCCCTGACTGTGGATCCTTCAGCGGGCACCGCGGGATTCGCCTACACCGATATCACGACAGGTGAATTCGCAACCACACAGCTCGAAGGAAGCGAACTGGGCCATTTGGTGGGCGAGGAATTGGCCCGATTGAAGCCGGCCGAGCTTCTGATCCCGGATAGCCTGAAGGACTCCCTGTTGTCACCAAGCGGAGGGTTGTTCGGCCAACAAATCAACGGCGAGGAACCGGGGTTCATTTTGACACCGTTGCCGGACTGGCAATTCGAGCAGGAGAGCGCCCGCCAGACGCTTTTTGATCTGTTTGAGGTGGAATCTCTCTCAGCTTTTGGCTGCCAGTCGCTGCCGGCGGCCACGATCGCAGCCGGCGCCCTGGTTCAGTATCTGCGACAGACCCAGCGAGATTCCCTGCCCCACCTGAGCCGGCTTCGAACCTACAGCACGGGCGAGTTTATGCTTCTCGACGAAGCTACCCGCCGCAACCTGGAACTGGTCCAGACGATTCGCGGCGCCAGTAAAAAGGGTTCCCTGCTGGGCGTATTGGATGCGACGCGAACGCCCATGGGCAGCCGGCTGTTACGACAATGGCTCAACCAGCCGCTACTGAATCGGGCGGCGCTCGACGCTCGCCTGGACAGTGTGCAGGCCTGGCACGACAACCTGGTTGCGCGCGCTGAACTGCGCGATCTGCTTCGCCAGGTCGGCGATCTGGAGCGGTGGACCGGGCGCGCGGCTCAGAACACGGCTCGCCCCCAGGACCTGGTGGGAATCCGTCAGACCCTGACCTTGCTGCCGGAGATTCTCGAGATCTCCAGAGACAACCAGCAGAACGGCTTATCCCAGCTGCTGTGCTCCGATGTCCTGGACCTGCTTGAAAAGGCAATTGCCGAAGAACCGCCGGCTGCCGTGAGCTCCGGTGGTGTAATTCGCCCCGGCTATTCCGCTGAACTGGATGGCATCACCGTTGCGGCCCGCGACGCGAAGGACTGGGTGGCCAGCCTCGAGCGAAGCGAAAAAGAGCGCACGGGAATCAAGTCGCTCAAAGTCGGTTTCAATAAAGTGTTTGGTTATTACATCGAGGTGACCAGGGCCAACAGCGCCCTGGTGCCCGAGGAATACATCCGCAAACAGACTCTGGTCAACGCCGAGCGGTACATCACGCCGGAACTGAAGGAGTATGAGAATCTCATTCTGAACGCGGAAGAACGCCAGGCAGAGTTGGAGGGAGAACTCTACCGCCAGGTGGTCGCTCAAGTCGCGGCCGCTGCAAGCCGCCTGTTGGAGACCGCTCACAGTCTGGCCGAACTGGACCTGTTCACCAGCCTTGCGGAAGTTGCTGCCAATAACCGTTATGTTCGACCCCAACTTTCCGATGATCACCGGTTGGACATCATTGGGGCAAGGCATCCGGTCGTCGAAATCACCCAACGGGATGAACCCTTCCAACCCAACGACCTGCAACTTTCCGAAGAACAGTGCATCATGATCCTTACCGGGCCCAATATGTCTGGAAAGAGCACCTACCTGCGGCAAGTGGCGCTGATCGCACTCATGGCCCAGATTGGCTCCTTCGTACCGGCCGACAGCGCCCATATTGGCCTGGTAGACAGGATTTTCACCAGGATTGGAGCGCAGGACGAGATTCATGCCGGCCAGAGCACCTTCATGGTCGAGATGGTCGAAGCCGCCAATATCCTCAATCATGCCACAGACCGCAGCCTGATCATCTTCGACGAACTGGGGCGTGGCACCAGCACCTTCGATGGTCTTTCCATCGCCTGGGCAGTGGTCGAATATATTCACAACCACCCGCGGCTGCGAGCCAAGACCCTCTTTGCCACCCACTACCACGAGTTGACTGCCCTGGCTGAGCGGCTGCCTCATGTAGTGAATTACAACGTCGCGGTGGCTGAAGAAGGAGAGGGGGTCATCTTTCTGCATCGGATCGAGCCAGGCGCGACCGATCGTTCCTACGGCATCCATGTTGCCCAATTAGCAGGGATTCCTCGTCCAATCATTCACCGGGCCGAGGAAATCCTCGAAGACCTGGAATCTCAGGGCGCAGCACCCGGCGGTCTCTTCTCCCCGGATGACATTGGACCCTCGATGAATCCCATGCAGCTAACTCTGTTTGGCGGACCGAATCCTGTGGTCGAAGCCTTAAAAAAGTTAGATGTCAATGCCCTTAGCCCCCTGGATGCCCTTAACAGACTATACGAATTACAGCAAATGACCCAAAACAAGGAAAGCGAGTAG
- a CDS encoding aminotransferase class V-fold PLP-dependent enzyme, with protein sequence MTPTTSPTTADLRHRIVGVDQQVPLLDGTQADYVFLDNAASTPALLDVMDALERFIPYYSSVHRGTGFKSRLSTVAYEQAHGIIAEFVGANPVSNTVIFGKNTTEAINKLSFRYPMKSDAVVLTTQMEHHSNDLPWRARANVVHVGLTPEGRLDEEDFDAKLARYEDRIALVAVAGASNVSGFIQPVHRLARKAHQVGARILVDAAQWAPHRQVDMKPDDDPEHLDFVTISAHKMYAPFGTGALIGPKEIFLQGSPEYPGGGTVDIVTLEEVRWAGMPDRDEAGSPNVVGAVAMAAAAQVLMRTGMDAIAAHEQELLTYATQRMLEIPGLKIYGETDPDRLHEKVGVIPFNLEEKSHFLVASILGYEGGIGVRSGCFCAHPYVVHLLQLDMETAGTWRDQLLGGDKSNMPGMIRASFGCYNNTDDVDRLVKALQCIARDDYQGVYQMNRASGEYYPAGFTEPFEDYFILKPTGHS encoded by the coding sequence ACCACCTCACCCACCACCGCTGACCTGCGACACCGTATTGTCGGTGTGGATCAACAGGTGCCGTTGCTTGACGGCACCCAGGCAGACTATGTGTTCCTGGACAACGCGGCCAGCACCCCGGCATTGCTCGACGTAATGGACGCACTCGAGCGCTTCATTCCCTACTATTCCAGCGTCCATCGCGGCACCGGATTCAAGTCTCGTCTCAGCACGGTTGCCTACGAACAAGCCCACGGAATCATCGCCGAATTTGTAGGGGCGAACCCGGTGAGCAATACGGTGATCTTCGGCAAGAACACCACCGAGGCTATCAACAAACTCTCCTTCCGCTATCCTATGAAGTCGGATGCCGTTGTCCTCACCACACAGATGGAACATCACTCCAACGACCTGCCCTGGCGCGCCCGGGCCAACGTCGTGCACGTGGGGCTGACGCCCGAGGGGCGCCTGGATGAAGAGGATTTCGATGCCAAACTTGCCCGGTACGAAGATCGTATTGCCCTGGTTGCCGTAGCAGGAGCCTCCAACGTCAGCGGATTCATCCAGCCTGTACACCGCCTGGCAAGAAAAGCTCACCAGGTGGGCGCAAGAATCCTGGTAGACGCGGCTCAGTGGGCGCCCCATCGCCAGGTGGACATGAAGCCCGACGACGATCCGGAACACCTGGACTTTGTTACCATCTCAGCCCACAAGATGTATGCGCCCTTCGGCACCGGCGCCCTGATTGGACCCAAAGAGATTTTCCTTCAGGGTAGCCCCGAATATCCCGGTGGCGGCACTGTCGACATCGTAACTCTGGAGGAGGTCCGCTGGGCCGGCATGCCGGATCGGGATGAGGCAGGCAGTCCCAACGTGGTGGGAGCGGTTGCCATGGCTGCTGCCGCTCAGGTCTTGATGCGAACCGGTATGGATGCCATCGCTGCCCACGAACAGGAACTGCTGACCTACGCCACCCAACGCATGCTCGAGATACCCGGCCTGAAGATCTACGGCGAGACCGACCCGGACCGCTTGCACGAGAAAGTCGGGGTGATCCCCTTCAACCTGGAGGAAAAATCCCACTTTCTGGTCGCGTCGATTCTCGGCTACGAGGGTGGAATCGGCGTACGCAGCGGCTGTTTCTGCGCCCATCCCTACGTGGTCCATCTCCTTCAGCTCGACATGGAAACCGCTGGCACCTGGCGCGATCAACTGTTGGGGGGCGACAAGTCGAATATGCCTGGCATGATACGCGCCAGCTTCGGCTGCTACAACAATACGGACGATGTCGATCGCCTGGTGAAAGCCCTTCAGTGCATCGCGCGGGATGATTATCAAGGGGTTTACCAAATGAACCGCGCCAGTGGTGAGTACTATCCCGCCGGCTTCACAGAACCTTTCGAAGATTATTTCATTCTGAAGCCAACCGGACACTCCTGA